Proteins encoded in a region of the Candidatus Marinarcus aquaticus genome:
- a CDS encoding AI-2E family transporter, with amino-acid sequence MKPQHFLLGIAAIVLYFLADLFQPFLKAILVALLLAIATNSIFNFVLFRFKNRLFSSVFMTLFLGAVFFIPLMYFIFSFINYVNHMDKQAIMNMYDFTLEVVNRLPNEYAFIKEHLNRSLEQINIATMLEKTISFGALLGKNSARFMIDMVLILTFYFFMNLYNKEFSSFIIELIPLNHEDSKALFNESSNVMSIVLYSILVTAIFEGFLFGFFINLFGYDGILYGVLYGFASLIPIIGGALMWLPVALYEMFTGSLYNAIYIALYSIIIISIIADTFIKPMIIKYINKRVVKTPTAINELLIFFSIVAGLSTIGFWGMIIGPALVTFFISIMQLIKKQNKLNAQTEV; translated from the coding sequence TTGAAACCACAACACTTTTTATTGGGTATCGCTGCTATTGTTCTTTACTTTTTGGCAGACCTATTTCAACCCTTTTTAAAAGCAATTTTAGTGGCTCTGCTTTTAGCGATTGCCACCAACTCGATTTTTAATTTTGTTCTGTTTCGTTTTAAAAACAGACTCTTTAGTTCGGTTTTTATGACCCTGTTTTTAGGAGCGGTGTTTTTTATTCCATTGATGTACTTTATCTTCTCATTTATTAATTATGTGAACCATATGGATAAGCAAGCCATCATGAATATGTATGATTTTACATTAGAAGTGGTCAATCGTCTGCCCAATGAATATGCCTTTATCAAAGAGCATTTGAATCGTTCTTTAGAACAAATCAATATTGCAACCATGCTTGAAAAAACCATCTCTTTTGGAGCACTTTTGGGAAAAAACTCCGCACGCTTTATGATTGATATGGTGCTGATTTTAACTTTTTATTTTTTTATGAATCTTTACAACAAAGAGTTTTCAAGCTTTATTATTGAACTCATCCCTTTAAACCATGAAGACAGCAAAGCGTTGTTTAATGAGTCATCCAATGTAATGAGTATTGTATTATACTCGATTTTAGTTACGGCCATTTTTGAAGGTTTTTTGTTTGGATTTTTCATCAACCTTTTTGGTTATGATGGTATTTTGTATGGCGTACTGTATGGCTTTGCTTCACTCATCCCCATCATTGGTGGAGCACTCATGTGGTTACCCGTTGCTTTGTATGAAATGTTTACAGGTTCACTTTACAATGCCATTTACATTGCCCTATACTCTATTATCATCATCTCTATTATTGCTGATACCTTTATCAAACCCATGATCATAAAATACATCAATAAAAGAGTGGTGAAAACACCAACAGCGATTAATGAATTATTGATTTTTTTCTCTATTGTTGCGGGACTTTCAACCATCGGATTTTGGGGAATGATTATTGGACCGGCATTAGTAACATTCTTCATTTCTATCATGCAGCTTATTAAAAAGCAGAATAAACTCAATGCGCAGACAGAGGTTTAA
- the aat gene encoding leucyl/phenylalanyl-tRNA--protein transferase: MHILPLSQYSHSFPNPLDACDEGLLAYGGDLNPNRIMKAYMSGIFPWYNQHDPILWWSPNPRFILELDEFKVSKSLKKRIDLKQFEVHFDRNFTQTMIECSKVPRPGQTGTWILPEVIQAYSELHRMGYAHSFESYYKEELVGGGYGIAIGNMFCGESMFAKQTDASKVALYHLVEHLKKQGFAFIDCQIPTPHLSSLGAKKISRDSFLERVKQALENPRDF; the protein is encoded by the coding sequence ATGCATATTCTGCCTTTGAGTCAATACTCTCATTCTTTTCCTAATCCCTTGGATGCCTGTGATGAAGGTCTTTTGGCCTATGGCGGAGATTTAAACCCCAATCGAATTATGAAAGCCTATATGTCAGGCATTTTTCCTTGGTACAATCAACATGACCCTATATTGTGGTGGAGTCCCAATCCCCGTTTTATTTTAGAGCTTGATGAATTTAAAGTCTCAAAATCGTTGAAAAAACGAATTGACTTAAAGCAGTTTGAAGTTCATTTTGATAGAAATTTTACACAAACCATGATTGAGTGCTCCAAAGTTCCAAGACCGGGACAAACGGGGACTTGGATATTGCCTGAAGTCATTCAAGCGTACAGTGAACTTCATCGTATGGGCTATGCCCACAGTTTTGAGAGTTATTATAAAGAAGAACTTGTTGGTGGAGGTTATGGTATTGCCATAGGCAATATGTTTTGTGGTGAGTCGATGTTTGCCAAGCAAACCGATGCTTCTAAAGTAGCCCTGTATCATTTAGTAGAGCATTTAAAAAAACAAGGGTTTGCTTTTATTGATTGTCAAATACCCACACCACATTTGAGCTCATTGGGTGCGAAAAAAATTTCAAGAGATTCATTTTTGGAACGTGTTAAACAAGCATTGGAAAACCCGCGAGACTTTTAA
- a CDS encoding chloride channel protein, translating into MKRNRKVNAHLTEQTIMFASITKWILISSVIGALIGAIVSFFLKVLEYFENTRSALPFDYYYTLPFALVVTVIIIRKIAPNAKGHGTEKVIESVHKHSGKMDVKVIPVKLFATVLTIFSGGSVGKEGPGAQIGAASASLVASMFKFTNRDRKKVVICGISAGFASVFGTPLAGAIFGVEILIVGALMYDILLPSIVAGFSAFFVAKMLGISYTYFDIAFYSKFDFDHMLIAKIILGGIFFGLVADFVITTLKEIHRFAVNIKLNYILKAFFGGVLIVFLTLLVGDDYLGLGFSTIVDSLSPYDVDNTEVPWYAFIFKTVFTALTLGFGGSGGVITPIFYVGATSGNFFGWLVDGYIPLFAALGFVSVLAGTTSAPIAAMIMAVELFGMNVAHYAALSIIIAFLMTGHRSVFPSQVLAMKKSEALSVKLGEEMVNTKATYTTRFFQHIHALVKLVMIKFKRAKRNRDRINKE; encoded by the coding sequence ATGAAACGAAACAGAAAAGTCAACGCTCACTTAACTGAACAAACAATCATGTTTGCCAGCATTACCAAATGGATATTAATTTCATCAGTCATTGGTGCACTCATTGGTGCCATCGTATCTTTTTTCTTAAAAGTGTTGGAGTATTTTGAAAACACACGAAGTGCTCTCCCTTTTGATTACTATTATACGCTTCCATTTGCTTTGGTTGTTACGGTGATTATCATTCGTAAAATCGCACCCAATGCAAAAGGACACGGTACAGAAAAGGTGATTGAATCCGTACACAAACACTCAGGTAAGATGGATGTGAAAGTCATACCTGTCAAACTTTTTGCAACTGTGTTGACCATCTTTTCTGGGGGGTCAGTTGGTAAAGAGGGGCCTGGAGCTCAAATAGGAGCTGCCAGTGCTTCATTGGTTGCAAGTATGTTTAAATTCACGAATCGTGACCGAAAGAAAGTGGTCATTTGTGGTATCAGCGCTGGGTTTGCTTCAGTATTTGGTACACCATTAGCAGGTGCTATTTTTGGTGTGGAGATTTTGATTGTGGGTGCGTTAATGTATGACATTTTGTTGCCTTCGATTGTAGCAGGATTTTCAGCTTTTTTTGTGGCAAAAATGTTGGGGATCAGTTACACCTATTTTGACATCGCCTTTTATTCTAAGTTTGATTTTGACCATATGCTCATTGCCAAAATCATTTTAGGGGGAATCTTTTTTGGATTGGTGGCAGATTTTGTCATTACAACTCTTAAAGAGATTCATCGATTTGCTGTGAATATCAAATTGAATTATATTTTAAAAGCCTTTTTTGGTGGAGTGTTGATTGTCTTTTTGACTCTTTTAGTGGGAGATGATTATTTGGGACTTGGGTTTTCAACTATTGTAGACTCGCTTTCTCCATATGATGTCGATAACACTGAAGTGCCGTGGTATGCTTTTATTTTTAAAACCGTTTTCACAGCACTTACGCTTGGGTTTGGTGGAAGTGGAGGGGTGATTACTCCTATTTTTTATGTGGGTGCTACCAGTGGTAACTTTTTTGGTTGGTTGGTTGATGGTTATATTCCCTTGTTTGCTGCTTTAGGTTTTGTAAGTGTATTAGCTGGAACAACAAGTGCACCTATTGCAGCCATGATTATGGCCGTGGAGCTTTTTGGTATGAATGTGGCACATTATGCAGCATTGTCCATTATCATTGCATTTTTAATGACGGGGCATCGAAGTGTATTCCCTTCACAAGTGTTGGCGATGAAAAAATCAGAAGCTTTAAGTGTGAAGTTAGGGGAAGAGATGGTCAATACCAAAGCCACCTATACCACACGATTTTTCCAACACATACATGCATTGGTGAAGTTGGTGATGATTAAATTTAAACGAGCCAAAAGAAACCGTGATCGTATAAACAAAGAGTAG
- the panB gene encoding 3-methyl-2-oxobutanoate hydroxymethyltransferase, protein MFLGEFILSITNNETYKEKMTISKIKKAKHEKKLTVITAYDALFAKLFEQDSDMILVGDSLNHSFAGAQDTLSATLDQMIYHTKAVCAGAPNSFVICDMPFGTYTNEEKALESCVQVYAQTQAAAVKIEGGEERAHIVKHLTSNCIAVMGHIGLMPQYVRSEGGYKVRGKTPEDIEQLVRDAKAIEAAGAFCIVLEGVKTEAAKAITQAVKIPIIGIGAGNVTDGQVLVWSDMLGFFEAFKPKFVRRYLNGGELIRQAVKQYKEDVESGLFPSKEEEY, encoded by the coding sequence ATGTTTTTAGGAGAATTTATTTTGAGTATTACAAACAATGAAACATATAAAGAGAAGATGACCATCTCTAAAATCAAAAAAGCAAAACATGAAAAAAAATTAACCGTTATCACCGCTTATGATGCTTTGTTTGCCAAACTTTTTGAGCAAGACAGCGACATGATTTTAGTCGGAGACAGTCTTAACCACAGTTTTGCAGGAGCACAAGACACTTTAAGTGCAACTTTGGATCAAATGATTTACCACACCAAAGCCGTTTGTGCAGGTGCACCCAACTCCTTTGTTATTTGCGATATGCCTTTTGGTACGTACACCAATGAAGAAAAAGCCTTAGAAAGCTGTGTGCAAGTCTATGCCCAAACTCAAGCAGCTGCTGTAAAAATTGAAGGGGGTGAAGAGCGTGCACATATTGTAAAACACCTCACCTCTAACTGCATTGCCGTTATGGGACACATTGGACTTATGCCACAATATGTACGAAGCGAAGGCGGTTATAAAGTACGAGGGAAAACCCCTGAAGATATTGAACAACTTGTACGCGATGCCAAAGCCATAGAGGCTGCGGGTGCATTTTGTATTGTCTTAGAAGGGGTAAAAACGGAAGCGGCAAAAGCGATTACCCAAGCTGTAAAAATACCCATTATTGGAATTGGTGCAGGCAATGTGACCGATGGTCAAGTCTTAGTTTGGTCTGATATGCTTGGTTTTTTTGAAGCGTTTAAACCCAAGTTTGTACGACGTTATTTAAACGGTGGCGAGTTAATACGACAAGCTGTTAAACAGTACAAAGAAGATGTAGAATCAGGCCTTTTTCCAAGTAAAGAGGAGGAGTATTAA
- the clpA gene encoding ATP-dependent Clp protease ATP-binding subunit ClpA — MISKELRDVFSQAVAYAKVSKHEYLTLEHIFLMLLNNDVISSLFTDLGLDKTKIYQETKEHIEKNTPKLPEDVNDEPMETLTLTSTIEHMVAHTQTSGKGNAGIEDMFVAILKNEKSYATYVLKKQGVERIDILEEISHKEFDEADEGDPFLSGGETKQKNILEKNATELVALAKKGEIDPIIGREAEIQRVIQILSRRKKNNPLLVGEPGVGKTAIAEGLALEISQEKVPSSLKNATVYSLDMGSMLAGTKYRGDFEKKLKGLLKEISEIDDAILFIDEIHTIVGAGSVSGSSMDASNILKPLLANGKLRCIGATTFSEFRNDFSKDKALSRRFAKVDVSEPSIEDTITILNGLKGKYEEFHGVKYNANAIKIAVELSKKFITDRFLPDSAIDVIDEVAATKKLHEESKKRKSKSVNITQKDVEDTIAKMAHIPPKSATKSDLTLLKSLEKNMQKRIFGQDSAIAQIVQAIKINRAGLGGDKKPIGSFLFTGPTGVGKTEVAKELSHQLGIHFERFDMSEYMEAHTISRLIGAPAGYVGFENGGLLTEAIRKHPHCVLLLDEIEKAHPDLMSLLLQVMDNAELTDNNGNKADFQNVVLIMTSNLGASEANVMGFTKDDTLNEDKAIKRFFAPEFRNRLDGTVNFASLTLDVVSKVVSKFITDLENQIVDKEIKILVSTKAKKELARLGYDKEMGARPLNRVISQYIKKELTDEILFGALKNGGTAHVDFVKDKFIFKYDKAS, encoded by the coding sequence ATGATAAGTAAAGAATTAAGAGATGTTTTTTCACAAGCCGTTGCTTACGCAAAAGTAAGCAAACACGAGTATTTGACGCTCGAACATATTTTTTTAATGTTATTAAACAATGATGTCATCTCCTCTTTGTTCACCGATTTGGGATTGGACAAAACCAAAATTTATCAGGAGACCAAAGAGCATATTGAGAAAAATACACCTAAACTTCCTGAAGATGTGAACGATGAACCAATGGAGACATTAACGTTAACATCAACCATTGAACACATGGTTGCACATACGCAAACATCGGGGAAAGGAAATGCTGGCATTGAAGATATGTTTGTGGCTATTTTGAAAAACGAGAAATCTTATGCAACCTATGTGTTAAAGAAACAAGGGGTTGAAAGAATTGATATTTTAGAAGAGATTTCACATAAAGAGTTTGATGAAGCAGATGAGGGTGATCCTTTTTTAAGTGGGGGTGAAACCAAACAAAAAAATATTTTAGAAAAGAATGCAACTGAATTGGTTGCACTGGCTAAAAAAGGGGAGATTGACCCAATAATTGGTCGTGAAGCTGAAATTCAAAGAGTAATTCAAATTTTAAGCCGAAGAAAGAAAAATAATCCACTTTTAGTGGGAGAACCAGGTGTTGGTAAAACTGCCATTGCTGAAGGTTTGGCTTTAGAAATTTCCCAAGAGAAAGTTCCAAGCAGTCTTAAAAATGCTACAGTATACTCTTTGGATATGGGCTCAATGCTTGCAGGGACGAAATACAGAGGAGATTTTGAGAAAAAACTCAAAGGCCTTTTAAAAGAGATCAGTGAGATTGATGATGCCATTTTGTTTATTGATGAAATACATACCATTGTGGGTGCGGGAAGTGTAAGTGGCAGTTCAATGGATGCTTCAAATATCTTAAAACCTTTGTTAGCTAATGGAAAACTTCGATGCATTGGAGCAACGACTTTCAGTGAATTCAGAAATGATTTCAGTAAAGATAAAGCCCTCTCGCGACGTTTTGCAAAAGTGGATGTGAGCGAACCAAGTATTGAAGACACCATAACGATTTTAAATGGTCTAAAAGGAAAATATGAAGAGTTCCATGGTGTAAAATACAACGCCAATGCGATTAAAATTGCGGTGGAGTTGAGTAAAAAGTTCATCACAGACCGATTTTTACCGGACAGTGCGATTGATGTTATCGATGAGGTTGCAGCGACAAAGAAACTTCACGAAGAGAGTAAAAAAAGAAAATCAAAAAGTGTGAATATTACGCAGAAAGATGTGGAAGATACTATTGCAAAAATGGCGCATATTCCTCCAAAATCAGCAACAAAATCAGACTTGACACTGCTTAAATCTTTAGAGAAAAACATGCAAAAGCGTATTTTTGGACAAGACAGTGCGATTGCGCAAATTGTGCAAGCCATTAAAATAAACCGTGCAGGGCTTGGTGGAGATAAAAAACCCATTGGAAGTTTCTTATTTACTGGACCAACAGGGGTGGGTAAAACAGAAGTAGCCAAAGAGCTTTCACATCAACTGGGGATTCATTTTGAACGATTTGATATGAGTGAATACATGGAAGCGCATACGATTTCAAGACTCATTGGAGCACCAGCAGGTTATGTAGGGTTTGAGAATGGAGGATTGCTTACTGAAGCCATCAGAAAGCATCCACACTGCGTATTGCTTTTAGATGAGATTGAAAAAGCGCATCCCGATTTAATGAGTCTGTTATTGCAAGTCATGGACAATGCAGAGTTAACGGATAATAACGGTAACAAAGCAGATTTTCAAAATGTGGTTTTAATCATGACTTCAAACTTGGGTGCCAGTGAAGCCAACGTGATGGGATTTACAAAAGATGATACACTCAATGAAGATAAAGCCATTAAACGCTTCTTTGCTCCAGAGTTTAGAAACAGATTGGATGGCACAGTGAACTTTGCCTCATTGACGTTGGATGTGGTCTCTAAAGTGGTCTCTAAATTTATCACCGATTTAGAGAACCAAATTGTGGATAAAGAGATTAAAATTCTTGTTTCAACCAAAGCGAAAAAAGAGTTGGCACGATTGGGATATGATAAAGAGATGGGAGCCAGACCTCTGAATCGAGTGATTTCTCAATACATTAAAAAAGAGCTTACCGATGAGATTTTGTTTGGCGCATTGAAAAATGGTGGTACAGCACATGTTGATTTTGTCAAAGATAAATTTATATTTAAGTATGACAAAGCCAGTTAA
- a CDS encoding ferredoxin-thioredoxin reductase catalytic domain-containing protein, whose amino-acid sequence MIQKIDVNSEEFINELEITKNFTQKVCEQFGFVYNPEEDVNESVQQGLTRNKLIYGKRFCPCFMVVGDTKEEQKKADNRVCPCKPALEVEIPNDGKCRCGIFCTPEFAQKAQTQNELEEAAHTHSRGLSKQECEVLLQKQNLDSSELEALLEAREEKTIEFNLVDVREWMEWVSARIKGCDYLVPTTSFYNAIAQLETQKDVPSVVYCHIGSRSAYCQRIMQDLGFKSVSNLEHGIVSYQGEMLSGEED is encoded by the coding sequence ATGATACAAAAGATTGACGTCAACTCAGAAGAGTTCATCAATGAATTAGAAATTACAAAAAATTTTACACAAAAAGTGTGCGAGCAGTTTGGATTTGTTTATAACCCTGAAGAGGATGTTAATGAGTCTGTTCAACAAGGTTTAACTCGAAATAAATTGATTTATGGGAAGAGATTCTGCCCCTGTTTTATGGTCGTAGGTGATACAAAAGAGGAGCAAAAAAAAGCTGACAATCGTGTTTGTCCCTGTAAGCCAGCTTTAGAAGTAGAGATCCCCAATGATGGTAAATGTCGATGTGGGATTTTCTGTACACCAGAATTTGCACAAAAAGCACAAACACAAAACGAGTTAGAGGAGGCAGCGCATACTCATTCCAGAGGATTAAGCAAGCAAGAGTGCGAAGTGTTGCTTCAAAAACAGAATTTAGATTCAAGTGAACTTGAAGCACTGCTTGAAGCCAGAGAAGAAAAGACAATTGAGTTTAACTTAGTGGATGTACGTGAGTGGATGGAGTGGGTGAGTGCTCGAATTAAAGGGTGTGATTATTTGGTTCCCACAACCTCATTTTATAATGCCATTGCACAACTTGAAACACAAAAAGATGTTCCTTCAGTGGTTTATTGTCATATTGGCAGTCGAAGTGCTTATTGCCAACGTATCATGCAAGATTTGGGATTTAAAAGTGTCAGTAACTTAGAGCATGGTATTGTCTCATACCAAGGTGAGATGTTAAGTGGAGAGGAGGATTAA
- the ruvB gene encoding Holliday junction branch migration DNA helicase RuvB: MERVVEVEQVSFEENNQEANLRPSSWDDYIGQEKIKKNLRVFIDASKKRNEALDHILFYGPPGLGKTTLSYLISHEMNSNIKITAGPMIEKSGDLAAILTNLEEGDILFIDEIHRLSPAVEEILYPAMEDYRLDIIIGSGPAAQTVKIDLPRFTLIGATTRAGMLSNPLRERFGMHFRMQFYTDKELAKIIQKASSKLEKFCQDDASLEIARRSRGTPRVALRLLRRVRDFAEVEAEDEIILSRCQYALDELGVNDKGFDEMDLNLLELLISNKGKPMGLSTIAAALSEDEGTIEDAIEPYLLANGYIERTARGRVASVKSYELFRLTPPALEKKEETLF, translated from the coding sequence GTGGAAAGAGTTGTGGAGGTTGAGCAAGTCTCATTTGAAGAGAACAATCAAGAGGCCAATTTACGTCCCTCTTCTTGGGATGATTATATTGGTCAAGAAAAAATCAAAAAAAACCTGCGTGTCTTTATTGATGCGAGTAAAAAACGAAATGAAGCACTTGACCATATTCTTTTTTATGGACCTCCAGGGCTTGGGAAAACGACGCTGAGTTACCTTATCAGTCATGAGATGAACAGTAACATTAAAATTACTGCAGGTCCCATGATTGAAAAAAGTGGTGATTTAGCAGCCATTTTAACCAATCTTGAAGAGGGTGACATTCTCTTTATTGATGAAATTCATCGACTCTCACCTGCAGTTGAAGAAATTTTGTATCCTGCTATGGAAGATTATCGTTTAGATATCATCATTGGGTCTGGACCTGCTGCTCAAACAGTGAAAATTGACCTACCCCGTTTTACGCTTATTGGGGCAACCACACGTGCAGGAATGCTCTCTAATCCACTTCGAGAACGTTTTGGAATGCACTTTAGAATGCAGTTTTATACCGACAAAGAGTTGGCCAAAATCATTCAAAAAGCCTCTTCAAAATTAGAGAAATTTTGCCAAGACGATGCCAGTTTAGAAATAGCACGACGAAGCCGTGGTACACCAAGGGTGGCTCTGCGTTTATTAAGACGTGTACGAGACTTTGCGGAAGTAGAAGCAGAAGATGAAATCATACTTTCACGATGTCAATACGCCTTAGATGAACTGGGTGTGAATGACAAAGGGTTTGATGAGATGGACTTAAACCTTTTAGAACTTCTGATTTCCAATAAAGGAAAACCAATGGGGCTTTCAACCATTGCAGCAGCACTGAGTGAAGATGAAGGTACCATTGAAGATGCAATTGAACCTTACTTATTAGCCAATGGTTATATTGAAAGAACAGCTCGTGGACGAGTGGCCAGCGTAAAAAGTTATGAACTTTTTAGACTCACACCACCTGCTTTAGAGAAAAAAGAGGAGACTCTTTTTTGA
- the trpA gene encoding tryptophan synthase subunit alpha, giving the protein MKKLVGYITTAFPSKDFTVDLSFSMAEAGVDTLELGIPFSDPVADGPVIEKANLISLQNGFKMKDLFEVTEQIAPKIDTLWMGYMNTFYHQGMETIVKKAQALGLHGAIIPDLPYEETKSYSELFKAHEQALISFVAPTDTKERIATIVKDAQKFIYLVAYAGITGSGKSEDLTQVIEYTRQSSDTPIYIGFGVDETTAKSKAKGVDGVIVGSAFVKILLDETLNHTEKIKRVSSLAKEIKEKINE; this is encoded by the coding sequence TTGAAGAAATTAGTAGGTTATATTACGACAGCTTTTCCCAGTAAAGATTTTACCGTTGATTTGAGTTTTTCAATGGCAGAAGCAGGGGTGGATACTTTAGAATTGGGTATTCCTTTTTCTGATCCCGTCGCGGATGGACCAGTGATTGAAAAAGCCAATTTAATCAGTCTACAAAATGGGTTTAAGATGAAAGATCTGTTTGAGGTCACTGAACAAATTGCACCTAAAATAGATACGCTGTGGATGGGATACATGAACACTTTTTACCATCAAGGCATGGAAACAATTGTTAAAAAAGCGCAAGCTTTAGGTCTGCATGGAGCCATTATTCCTGATTTACCTTATGAAGAGACAAAATCATACAGTGAACTTTTTAAAGCACATGAGCAAGCGCTTATCAGTTTTGTGGCACCTACGGATACAAAAGAGCGAATAGCGACCATTGTAAAAGATGCTCAAAAATTCATCTATCTTGTGGCGTATGCAGGCATTACAGGGAGTGGCAAGAGTGAAGACTTGACCCAAGTGATTGAGTATACACGTCAAAGCAGCGATACCCCTATTTATATTGGTTTTGGAGTGGATGAAACAACAGCTAAAAGTAAAGCAAAGGGTGTGGATGGTGTGATTGTAGGTTCTGCATTTGTTAAAATACTTTTGGATGAGACTTTAAATCATACAGAAAAAATCAAAAGAGTCTCTTCTTTAGCTAAAGAGATCAAAGAGAAAATCAACGAATAG
- a CDS encoding c-type cytochrome produces the protein MKKAFYSLVVVMMVLGLSGCGDEKKAAAPVKESASESALDKVKQEVTPVMETVQQEATEAMDAVEKEVAPMVDKAKETLQEAKEVANEQAQSMQESVEKSVEEAKQLVATEDNSAKGAQLYAKCAACHGKNAEKKALNASQIIQGWSKEKIADAIRGYKNSTYGGAMKAVMIGQVATLSDEDVEILAEYISNF, from the coding sequence ATGAAAAAAGCATTCTATTCATTAGTAGTTGTGATGATGGTTTTAGGTTTAAGTGGTTGTGGTGATGAAAAAAAAGCGGCAGCACCTGTAAAAGAGAGTGCATCAGAGTCTGCTTTAGATAAAGTCAAACAAGAAGTGACTCCTGTGATGGAAACAGTGCAACAAGAAGCAACTGAAGCTATGGATGCCGTAGAAAAAGAAGTGGCTCCAATGGTTGATAAAGCCAAAGAAACACTGCAAGAAGCCAAAGAGGTTGCCAATGAACAAGCTCAATCAATGCAAGAGAGCGTAGAAAAGAGTGTTGAAGAAGCAAAACAACTCGTGGCTACAGAAGATAACAGTGCAAAAGGTGCACAACTCTATGCGAAATGTGCTGCCTGTCATGGTAAAAATGCAGAGAAAAAAGCTCTGAATGCTTCACAAATTATTCAAGGATGGAGCAAAGAAAAAATTGCTGATGCCATTCGTGGGTATAAAAACAGTACCTATGGTGGAGCAATGAAAGCTGTGATGATTGGTCAAGTAGCAACACTGAGTGATGAGGACGTAGAAATCCTTGCTGAATACATTTCAAACTTTTAA
- a CDS encoding arginyltransferase gives MRIVQEDIEFVEENRECSYFDEEVSDIRYRYIQKCSKEDYQNMLEHGWRRFGHMHFVPECKNCTKCISMRIDVKNYTFSKSDKRVLAKNKDTEVYIQPPSLSIEHLKLYDKYHEHMSEKKEWPYSPITPSEYQRSYIDGNVDFAQEFLYVRDGNLVGVALTDVLPQAISSIYCYYDHDFEKYSLGRFSILAQIKVAKELNIPYIYLGYWIQNHFSMGYKEAYQPFEILTNRASLDEITIWQPYKG, from the coding sequence ATGCGTATTGTTCAAGAAGATATTGAGTTTGTTGAAGAGAACCGCGAGTGTTCTTATTTTGATGAGGAAGTATCCGATATCCGTTATCGGTACATACAAAAGTGCAGCAAAGAGGATTATCAAAACATGTTGGAGCATGGGTGGCGTCGATTTGGGCATATGCACTTTGTGCCAGAGTGTAAAAACTGCACCAAATGTATCTCCATGCGCATTGATGTTAAAAATTACACTTTCTCTAAATCCGATAAAAGGGTGCTTGCAAAAAACAAAGACACAGAAGTGTACATTCAACCACCCAGTCTCTCCATTGAACATTTGAAGCTGTATGATAAATATCATGAGCATATGAGTGAAAAAAAAGAGTGGCCGTATTCCCCCATAACACCATCCGAGTATCAGCGCTCTTATATTGATGGCAATGTTGATTTTGCGCAAGAGTTTTTATATGTGCGTGATGGTAATCTTGTAGGGGTTGCATTGACCGATGTTCTGCCTCAAGCCATCTCTTCAATTTATTGTTATTATGACCATGATTTTGAAAAATACTCTTTGGGAAGATTCTCCATTTTGGCACAAATAAAAGTGGCTAAAGAGTTAAATATTCCTTATATTTATTTGGGATATTGGATACAAAACCATTTTAGTATGGGATATAAAGAGGCGTATCAACCCTTTGAAATATTGACCAATCGAGCTTCATTGGATGAGATTACAATTTGGCAACCATATAAAGGTTAA
- the clpS gene encoding ATP-dependent Clp protease adapter ClpS — protein sequence MANEFEIELDSEIQLQEPKKYKVFLLNDDYSTMDFVVDVLTKVFRKTADEATVIMLNIHNNGREVCGIYTYEIAATKVAQVKNMARSKGFPLKAVMEEE from the coding sequence GTGGCAAATGAATTTGAAATAGAATTGGACAGTGAGATACAACTACAAGAGCCAAAAAAATATAAAGTTTTTTTACTCAACGATGATTATTCGACCATGGATTTTGTAGTGGATGTTCTGACAAAAGTTTTTAGAAAAACTGCCGATGAAGCAACAGTAATCATGTTGAACATTCACAACAATGGTCGAGAAGTGTGTGGGATTTATACCTATGAAATAGCTGCAACCAAAGTGGCACAAGTAAAAAATATGGCAAGAAGTAAAGGATTCCCTTTAAAAGCCGTTATGGAAGAAGAGTAA